From Solibacillus sp. FSL W7-1464:
AAATAATTCCCGAGCCCTGTTTTAAGTGGTCGCGATTCAATCTTGCTCAAATTCAGTTTACGCCATGCAAACACCGAAAGCACTTGATGAAGTGCACCAGATACATCTGTCGGTAATGTCAGCATAAACGTTGTTTTCGGTTGCGCCTGCAACGGTACTAAACCGTGCTTTATATTTTGCTTCGATAAAACGAAGAAACGCGTATGATTAAAATGGAAATCATGGATATTATGTTCAAGGATATGTAAATTATATTTTTCGGCGGCAGAAAGGTTCGCAACAGCAGCGATATAACGGTCTTCCGTTTGGGAAACTAGCTCTGCTGCGGCAGCTGTCGAAGCATATGATGTCTGTCTTACGTCGCCATGATTATAATATAAATACTTATGGCACTGGGCCAAAGCATGCGGATGTGAATAAATTTCCTCGATTGCCCCACTATTTTCCGCGAATTTTTTATTGACTAATAAATGCTGCTGGATTTTCGACATGACTTCAGCTGTAACGAAAAGATTGGATTCATGATACAAGTAGTCAATTGTCAGCGGGACAGAACCTTCCAGCGCATTTTCCACAGGGACAACCGCCAGCTCGACTTTTCCTTCCGATACGGCTTCAATGCATTCCGGGATGGATTTGTACGGGATATGCCAATCATGCGGGAACAATCCTTTTGTCGCTAAATATGTAAATGATGCTTCCGGACCTAGGTAAGCAACTCTTTTTTCCCAATTTTTTTCTGACATTAATAAGCACCTCGATTATAAGTTCTAAATTTTCTGGAAATTAACCCTATAGAAAAGCTGTCCAATATGCCCTAAAACCTATTGGACAGCAATTTTTATTTTATTATATTCTGATGTAATCGCACGGAGACATCTCCCTTTTCTCCATTGAAAAAAGTTAAAATGCGCCTGAACTGATCACTTCGGCAGATTCGATAAATTCAAGTTGATTTAAGCTACGAATAAGTTCATCCAGCTCATAAGACATGCTCGTCACATCTAAAGAAAGCGTCACATTGGCACGTCCTTGAATAGGAATTGTCTGGTGAATCGTCAGGACATTGCAATGGGCATCAGATACAGTTTCGAGTAATTTGGCAAGTGTACCCTTTCGGTCTTGTAATTGAATGAAAACCGTTAAAATACGCTCCTGCACAATCGAATGGAAAGGAAAAACTGCATCACGATATTTATAAAATGCGCTACGAGACAAATCCACTTCCTTTACCGCATCCCAAATGGAAGAAACAGATCCTTTTTGCAATAATTGTTTTGCTTCCAATGTTTTTTGCATCGCATCTGTCAGGACATCTTCACGCACTAAATAATATCGCTGATTTGCTACGTTTTTCATCGTCATCCCCCACTTAATTAGTCGACAAAGTCAAATTCGAATTCCATTAAACGTACAGTATCGCCATTTTGGGCACCACGTTTACGTAATTCTTCATCGACACCCATCGCACGTAATTGGCGAGCAAAGCGTCGAATACCGTCTTCACGGCTGAAGTCCGTCATTTTGAACAGGCGTTCGATTGTGTATCCTGAAAGAACATATGCACCATCATCATCACGCGAAATTTCGAAGTCGCCGCCTTGGCCTTCATGCTTGTACATTACGACTGCATCCGATTCTTCTTCAAGGACATCATGTAATAAGAATTCCGGTGTTACTTCTAAAAGATCCGCAATTTCAAACAGCAATGGCTTTAATCCTTGACGTGAAACAGCTGAAACCGGGTAAACTTTTATATCTTCTCCCACTTTCTTTTTGAACTCTTCCAAGTTCTCTTCCGCATTCGGCATATCCATTTTGTTTGCTACGACAATTTGAGGACGCTCAAGTAATCGTAAGTTATATTGTTCAAGCTCGTTATTAATTGTTACATAATCGTCATAAGGTTCGCGGCCTTCCATACCGGACATATCGATTACGTGTACAATTACACGTGTACGCTCAATGTGGCGCAGGAACTGCATCCCTAATCCGACACCTTGGTGTGCACCTTCGATTAGACCAGGTAAATCGGCCATTGCGAATGAACGGCCATCATCTGTTTCCACCATGCCTAAGTTCGGTACGATTGTTGTAAAGTGATAAGCACCGATTTTAGGTTTTGCAGAAGAAACAACAGATAATAATGTTGATTTACCTACTGAAGGGAAACCGACTAATCCAACATCCGCCAATACTTTCAACTCTAAAATTACTTCAAGCTCTTGACCCGGCTCGCCTTTTTCGGCTAATTCCGGTGCAGGGTTAGAAGGTGTCGCAAAACGGCAGTTACCGCGTCCGCCCCGGCCTGCTTTAGCAATTACAGCTTGTTGGCCATGTTCAACTAAATCGGCAATGACTGTTTTTGTTTCCGCATTCATCACAACTGTTCCCGGTGGTACTTTAACGATTAAATCTTCTGCACGACGACCGTGCATCCCTTTACTCATTCCGTGCTCTCCGCGTTCAGCTTTGAAGTGACGTTTGTAACGGAAATCCATTAATGTACGTAAACCTTCTTCTACTTCAAAAACAACGTTACCGCCACGTGCTCCGTCCCCACCTGCTGGACCACCATTCGGTACATATTTTTCACGGCGGAAGGCAACCATTCCATCCCCGCCGTCTCCACCTTTAACATAAATCTTTACGTGATCGACAAACATTTCTTTCACTCCTCATATGTGAAGAACATATTTCCAACTTGTATTCGTTTGTTCATATGTTTCCACATTAAAAATATTCTGTTCTATTGAAAATGGCGACTGTTCCCATTTTCCCTTTAAATGAAACGAAATATTCCATTTATCTTCATATGTTTCGATGTTTAACAGTAATTGATGCTCTTCATATGGATCAAGCTTGTCGTAAACATGAATAATTGTGTTTTCCAAGTATTGAACAATCGCTTCATCATACTTGCTTTGTATTGGTGCATTTACATTACTCGTCATGCTTAGTTGTAAAGCCGGATAGCGCCAACATAGGGTCTGAAGCCATTCCACTGTTTCCGCTAATTGAAGTCGATTGATGTTCGAAAGCATTTTACAATGTTCAGACTGATCAAAAATTACTTTTTTTGCCTCGTCCACTCGTCCTAAATCTAAGTTCATCTGGATTAAATGAAACTGATTCAAATAGTCGTGATTTGCAAAGCGCAATGCTTCACTTACAGTTAATTTTGAAACGGTCATTTTACACACCCCGTATTACAGTATTATTAGTATAACAAGTTTTTCATCAATTTTCCTTCCATACTTCATACCCATAACATATTCAATACTTAAGAAAATTTCAATCATCCATTTATAAAGGCATCTCTGTATTTTTGTGCAAAAATTTAAAAAGGACTGCAATAAATGCAGTCCTTTCATTGCAAGAATTATGCTTCTTGAGCTGTAGGGTATACAGATACTTTTTTCTTGTCGCGACCATAGCGTTCAAATTTAACAACGCCGTCAACTTTTGCGAATAATGTATCGTCACCACCGCGGCCTACGTTTGTACCTGGGTAAATTTTTGTACCGCGTTGACGGTAAAGAATTGAACCACCAGTAACAAATTGACCATCAGCGCGTTTAGCACCAAGGCGTTTAGACTCAGAGTCACGTCCGTTTTTAGTAGAACCTACACCTTTTTTAGATGCGAAGAATTGAAGATCTAAAGTTAATAATAACATTCTGTTCCACCTCCTAGATCATTTTATATTTCAATTCGATATATTCTGAATAGCTCGCAGTCATTGTATAGAACTGTGTCACCATTGTGTTCAGAATAACTTGTAATTTAGCGTCTGTTTCATCATTCAGTTCAGCTTGTGGAACAGTTACTTTTAAGTAACCGCCTTCAGCACCTTGTTCGATTTCAGGAGTAATTCCTGTAATTTGAGGGATTGCGTTTACTGCACCAAAGGCAACAGCAGAAGCACCTGCACAAACTAAATCTCGACCATAGATATCCGATAATGCATGTCCTGAAATTTCAAATCCATACGATTTACGATTTTCGTCACTATAAATAGTTACTGTAATCATGTCCATCACCTACTTATTAAGCGTTGATTGCTTCAACTACTAATTTAGTGTATGGTTGACGGTGACCTTGCTTACGACGGTAGTTCTTTTTCGCTTTAAGTTTGAAAACAGTAATTTTCTTTTGCTTACCTTCTTTAACAACTTTCGCTGTTACAGTAGCGCCAGCAACTGTTGGAGCTCCAACTTTAACTGTTTCTCCACCTACGAATAAAACTTTGTCAAAAGTTACGATTTCGTCAGCAGCCACACCTAGTTTTTCAACATAGATTTCTTGACCTGCTTCAACTTTGATTTGTTTACCACCAGTTTCGATAATTGCGTACATTAAAATGCACCTCCTCTTAGACTCAGACTCGCCCGGAATTGCAGGTGACCTATAAAGGTACTTAAACCTGTTCAGCGCGGTTGCAGTAGCACGGGTGCTACAAACAATAACATTAAAATACTACCACATCGAAATTATCAAGTCAACCGCTTCATTACTATTTTCTCAAAAGCAGAACGGTATTTCCGATATTTCCAATCTCCAATTACTTTGCTCCATAAAAAGAGGCTAATAATTACTAAAGATAATGATTGCGGCAATAAATATAATAGTAC
This genomic window contains:
- the pheA gene encoding prephenate dehydratase; its protein translation is MSEKNWEKRVAYLGPEASFTYLATKGLFPHDWHIPYKSIPECIEAVSEGKVELAVVPVENALEGSVPLTIDYLYHESNLFVTAEVMSKIQQHLLVNKKFAENSGAIEEIYSHPHALAQCHKYLYYNHGDVRQTSYASTAAAAELVSQTEDRYIAAVANLSAAEKYNLHILEHNIHDFHFNHTRFFVLSKQNIKHGLVPLQAQPKTTFMLTLPTDVSGALHQVLSVFAWRKLNLSKIESRPLKTGLGNYFFITDILADEEEPMMKGAMEELIALGCKVKSLGTYYTYATPE
- a CDS encoding ACT domain-containing protein, which gives rise to MKNVANQRYYLVREDVLTDAMQKTLEAKQLLQKGSVSSIWDAVKEVDLSRSAFYKYRDAVFPFHSIVQERILTVFIQLQDRKGTLAKLLETVSDAHCNVLTIHQTIPIQGRANVTLSLDVTSMSYELDELIRSLNQLEFIESAEVISSGAF
- the obgE gene encoding GTPase ObgE, which gives rise to MFVDHVKIYVKGGDGGDGMVAFRREKYVPNGGPAGGDGARGGNVVFEVEEGLRTLMDFRYKRHFKAERGEHGMSKGMHGRRAEDLIVKVPPGTVVMNAETKTVIADLVEHGQQAVIAKAGRGGRGNCRFATPSNPAPELAEKGEPGQELEVILELKVLADVGLVGFPSVGKSTLLSVVSSAKPKIGAYHFTTIVPNLGMVETDDGRSFAMADLPGLIEGAHQGVGLGMQFLRHIERTRVIVHVIDMSGMEGREPYDDYVTINNELEQYNLRLLERPQIVVANKMDMPNAEENLEEFKKKVGEDIKVYPVSAVSRQGLKPLLFEIADLLEVTPEFLLHDVLEEESDAVVMYKHEGQGGDFEISRDDDGAYVLSGYTIERLFKMTDFSREDGIRRFARQLRAMGVDEELRKRGAQNGDTVRLMEFEFDFVD
- a CDS encoding Spo0B domain-containing protein; translation: MTVSKLTVSEALRFANHDYLNQFHLIQMNLDLGRVDEAKKVIFDQSEHCKMLSNINRLQLAETVEWLQTLCWRYPALQLSMTSNVNAPIQSKYDEAIVQYLENTIIHVYDKLDPYEEHQLLLNIETYEDKWNISFHLKGKWEQSPFSIEQNIFNVETYEQTNTSWKYVLHI
- the rpmA gene encoding 50S ribosomal protein L27 yields the protein MLLLTLDLQFFASKKGVGSTKNGRDSESKRLGAKRADGQFVTGGSILYRQRGTKIYPGTNVGRGGDDTLFAKVDGVVKFERYGRDKKKVSVYPTAQEA
- a CDS encoding ribosomal-processing cysteine protease Prp encodes the protein MITVTIYSDENRKSYGFEISGHALSDIYGRDLVCAGASAVAFGAVNAIPQITGITPEIEQGAEGGYLKVTVPQAELNDETDAKLQVILNTMVTQFYTMTASYSEYIELKYKMI
- the rplU gene encoding 50S ribosomal protein L21 — translated: MYAIIETGGKQIKVEAGQEIYVEKLGVAADEIVTFDKVLFVGGETVKVGAPTVAGATVTAKVVKEGKQKKITVFKLKAKKNYRRKQGHRQPYTKLVVEAINA